The segment TTTTCATCATATACCCCTTGGGCTATTTCTGGCACATAAACTTCTCTATCAGACCAATCTGCGTTTTTAAAAGTAGTTAAACCCTTTTTTATTTCTCGGCTTATTGTTGTCCTATGACAGTTCATTTCTCGGGCTATTTCACTATAATTTTTATTTTGCTTATTATATAAATGAGCAATAATCTTACGAGCTCCTAGTTTTAAATGTTTCCCTTTTTCTCTTTCTATGATATAATTACTTTGACGCATATTTGTGCCTCCTTAATGTTTAAGTGTGGTTACTTAACATTTTATCAGAGGAACAAGTA is part of the Selenihalanaerobacter shriftii genome and harbors:
- a CDS encoding helix-turn-helix domain-containing protein; this translates as MRQSNYIIEREKGKHLKLGARKIIAHLYNKQNKNYSEIAREMNCHRTTISREIKKGLTTFKNADWSDREVYVPEIAQGVYDE